A window of Benincasa hispida cultivar B227 chromosome 9, ASM972705v1, whole genome shotgun sequence genomic DNA:
ATTGTTTCatttaaacataattttaatcgCATAGTACTAAGATTCAAAATCACTCATTCACTCAAcatttttgaacattttaatttGCACTACGACCATATCCTTAGTTTCACCGCACGTTAGCAAGCAATTTCTACgttcgaccctagactcacTAGGACTCTGGTTGAATTTACACTTGGGTTCGACCAGATAAAACTAAGCATTAAACCACAATAGTCTTATCAATCCATCGCATGTTATTAACGCATGACTTGTCTATATCCATCATGACCATTTTTATTACAAGATCATGTGTGTATTTTAGCTCAACATACTCAATATTTGAACGTATATCAAtagtataattttgaagttgatttAGAAGCATAAAGAGTTCAATAGCTGAAAAGTTTTTTGGGTAAAATTGAGCAAGTTAACTAAGCTTTTTtctatcaaaagaaacaaatgaaTTAGTCAGATTTAGACATGCCACATAGTGAAGCAATTTAGTATTTGTTTCAGTAAAATGATTATCAAGCTCGTGAAGTTGTATATCAATGATGACATAGAAAACTTCAACATGATAATGATGTAAATTTTTAACTGGCTGAGAATTTCGCCTTTGTCATCCTTGAATATGAAATAGGACATCCATTTAAGGACTTCAATATCAGGACTATGACAACGAATCCCAAACAGATTCTCTTGCTTTCTACAGTAATTCTTTTCGACTAAATTCATTGCACTCAGAATATCTTAAACCAAGATCTGGATTAGTTCTTCTAGATTTATTTCTATATAAGATTGATTAGAatcgaaaatatttttcttctttgaagatgatGTCTCTACAATCTCTactattatttttcctttataatatctctccatattaattttgaattagctctacaaaagtattaataataagaatattacattttattatatagatttaaaagcaTCAAAACTTAAATTCTAAGAATATTTTAAAACGTACTTGTCAAGCTCGTACATCCAAATGAGTGACAACAAATAatactctaaattttgaaaacctaTACAAGTAATGAGAACGTAAAATAATATGGAAgcaaatgaaaatatatataatatattgtgaatataaaaattatgtaaaaaaaaatgaacaaaatttttttaatagaatatTTTTAAGTTGAGATTGAAAAGTGAATttcgaaaagaagaaaaatgtttataaactgCCTAGTTATGATGTTGATAGAAAAAGTATTGTTTGActtgttatttattaaaaaaaatacattatattttaaagAGCACCTTTTATTAGGATTTACATGAGTTGGACTTTAAAAGCTGATTAGAGATGAAAAAATCTAGGTAAAAAgtcatttaaaattcaaaataaaatgttgGCGAACTATAGGATTGAAAATCTCGTGCTTAACCAAAGAGACAACACTCCACACCACAAGCTAACACTAGCTACTTAAGttgaactttatatatatatattaatacatatcactttataatttatattaaagatACAAAAGGCATATAAATTGAGGTGGCTCCACCCATGcctaaaataatgtaaaatgaTACATCTGTCTTCTGAAGAGCAATACGATACACCAATCTTTATGCATTCTACTCAAACTATAcacaaagtaaataaataaatatatactgTTACTATGGGTTTGCAACGCGGAGCGGCCGACTTTGTTTTCAAGAGGTGAAAAATGGAGTTGccacaaattttgatttataggGCGTAACTAGACAACCAAAACCTACAAAAATAGTTTGTACACAAAGATAAAGGGTccagggatttttttttatctatatagAATGTATTAGCACCCTACAACACTCGTTCAAagaatgaattttatttttctcatgaaaatttaatgaaaataaccTTTGTAGAAAAAGGagatttttatgttgattttTAAATGTCGCATTTTTTTTGTcactattaaaataaataatgaacaATAATGTCGAAGACTATtagaaaaatttatttaaatataagttgatctttcaaaataaatttatcaccTCAAGAATATTAGGGTATCGACCTTATGAAACCCTATTTTCCGACATAAGGAAAGTTTTATTAAAAAGATGCTTGGGAAAAAATCTTTTGCGAAaaccttttttatatttttatttttaaggaaaatattattcgttaaatcaatttttatttaatttatttatgttaaaagaaaagtatgaagtgaaaattttattattttttgctgtgagaaaaagaaattttatgaaattaattttatgtttaagttgttttattgaaataaatatCAAGGATTGATTTTagagaaattcaaaattcacttttaaagaaaaatgtctTTCATGAAAAGattttttaaatgcatatttttcaataaatgattttttattattaaataaataaaagagtaTGTAAAAGAtaagaaatttgatttttaaaaaatattatttgcaAGTCGAAACATATTGAAATCAAATCttggaatttgaatttatatctCAAGAATCTCAAATAACAGCCTTCTATGAATTTGAGTTCCATGGTCGAAGAAAAactttgtttttcaaaataaagGTTAAGattatcaaagaaaaaaaaaatgattactaTCAGTGAGGTGATAAAACAAAGATGCATGACCACTTCACAAAAAGGCGTCACGAATATTATTTAACAAATTTCATgatacaaatatttaaaatatatgtaaTGATTATGATacataaaatgtttttttatcattgatgcaaaactaaataaacatgtcttacaaaaaaaaaaaataacaatttggATAATGAACGACATTGATGAATGAATGTAAACAAGACATCAATATGGATTAAGAAAATCATGTTTTGTGAAAGCAATAGGAGGCTTACCGTATTTATACGATGCAATGATACTTTGTTCAAACAAGgcaaatttaaactaaaataaagtttatatgAAATTAGAATAtgaagaggagaaaaaaaaacatgaaaaagacaaaaaaaaaaaaaaaatgagagaaataaaaactgACGAAATGGTGGTAGAggtttttaaacaaaattttaaaaaaatggagaaattgTTGGATGAGggaaaaaaattgtcaaaattGGGAGAGGGCTGAgagaacaaaaaaaagtttgagagaaagaaaaccaaaatttttctaagtttttTAGTGTGATATTGTGTGTATCCAAATGATACATGGTCAGCAAATTTATACAAAACTCAAACACctttaaattaggaaaaaaaaaaatgaatcaaattaaactaaaagatataaataataaaattgatagaaaattatgtgattgatttaaaaataaatccttGATGtaattgatttgaaaaattttatatgatttatttgaaaaataattaattcctcaCAACatgattttgatatttttttttaatgaataaaatatttgaccattaaaaattttattttctctaaaagaaatatttattttattttaaaaattatttcaatattaattaatcaaaagctttttttttttttttctctcttagaAAGATTGCAAGCTCTTAATTATGAAAGTATCACAAAataaaattcggatgaagaaatAAAAGATCGGATAAATAGGGTCTACAAAAATTTGGAAAAGAAGTAAAACTAATTTGCCACAAACTATGatgggtctttttaaatataaaaaatatttaaaaatatttacattttatagcaaaaagattcaaaattacaaattatttttaaaaatttttgctatgaagtgtaaatatttttttgatttttttatttataagaattttttaaCTATGATTGGATAATTAGATAAGATGTACAAAAATTGATGTAATCTACCACGCACATAAGTATTTTTCACTTCTCTTGCATACATCTATTATTATGAGATAGCAATTTGTgaacttttattaattaataattcttcAATTACGTGGGGTAGTTCAATATATTCTAGCTATAGTTTCAAATATATACTCGTTAGTAATTTTGTATTATGCTTTTCTTTTGTTGACATATTTCTAAGGGTAGAATCTGTTTGCAACGGTTCCTTTGATAGATAGAAGACTATAACAAACAGATGATTCGAACGATAGTCGTTGATAACAGAACCTACAAAACGTACAAACGGTGAAAGTTGGCTGAGTCgcagatctcgctctctccctgaGATAAAAACAGCTTAGAAAAATAGCCCAGAAACTTCTATCTCAATGGAAATTCTAACACACGCCTTGCCCGATCGGACGATAGCGGCACATTGGATGTGCGTCATATTGACATTTGTCCTATCTCCTCACCCTCTCTAAGATATGGGTATCACTTGGGaccaaacccaaaaaaaaagtGTAGGGATATATGAGGAGCTTTCTATTGATAAAATAACCCatgtgagattttttttttcattttaaataaattttcactAAAAAAATCTAGCTATAAACTTTCAACTGTAAACGCCCTTAATTCCCtctctcttttaattttgtttaagatTGTTGTATTAGTTCTCTAATTCTATTagataagttattttttttacaaaattttggaatttaacagttttgtaatattaaaatttgaaggTGACTCAAATATAAGCttaaaaagttaattataaaataaaaacaaaaactaaattacTTCCTATAGAACTTATTAACTACCCAATATCgtataaatgtaattttaaaatataaatattccatttaaaaaaaaccatataaTAAAGATATGAAATAatgtttaagaaaaaaaaaaaaaaaacaagactTTTCTGCCAttgtatatatacatacacatacatactatttattttgaatagttGATGGACGCAAATTTATTATTCTACCTTTGCGACCGGTTGTATATATGGCGatcttaattataatttaatatcaatgaattacatatttatatttcaCTTAAATCATTCATAAACTTGAGCAGAAAGACGGGGAGTCAAAACGACTTTAAGTGGATTCTTTTTAATACTTGTCATTCCAACACTCTCCTCCATATCGAGAAGCTCTTTAGATGGCCTACTAATTTCAAACCCATGAAGCAAATTTGCAAGTGTTAAATGCATAAGTTGGAGGGCAAACGAGATTCCAGGGCACATTCTTCGACCACTTCCAAATGGTATTAATTGGAGATTTTGTCCTCTAACATCAATATCTTTGTGAGTTGTTAGAAATCTTTCCGGATGAAATTTACTAGGATCCTCCCATATTTGTGGGTCTCTTTGAAGCTTTTGAACATTCACTATCAAACGAGTTCCTGCCGGAATGTGATAACCAGCAACCACACAATCCTTTAATGATTCATGAGGGAATAGGATCGGCGCTGCAGGATACAAACGTAATGTTTCCTTCACAATAGCTTGAAGATACACTAAATTCTTTATATCAGATTCTCTCACTTGTCTTTGTCTTCCAACGTGTTCGTCCAATTCACGTTGAGCTCTCCTAACTACTTCTTGATTGTTAAGAAGTAAAGAAAGAGCCCATACCATTGTTATTGTTGTAGTGTCGGATCCTGCCAATATAAGACCCTATACAAACACCAACTAGTTAagataaaagtaaaattatgtAGATAAATATGTATGAAATAAACATACTACTGTATGACAAATTCAATTGTGCGTGCATGTACCAAACATGTAGCCTTGGTGACAATATTTGCATCATGTTTAGAAGGTTGTTTATCATCTTTAACATCAGAAAGCATCACATCCATGAAGTCCTGCTCTTTCATCTCTACTTTACCAAAATTCCTCTTCTGTTGATGCTCTTCAatccatttatcaaacacctcATCAACCATTTTGGCTGTCTTCTTCATAGCCTTCTCATGTCCTCCCAAATCCAACCACtttaaaaatggaaacaaaTCGGAAGGAACAAACACTGCAAACCATTCAAAGTAATCTCTAAACGTCTTCCGATAATCTTCTTTTCCATTACCACTTCCATCCACCGCCGTAGAGAATTGCTTTCCAACCACTATCCTAAATACGGTGTTTAGAGTAATATCTCCAAACCACGTCTTCATCTCCACCAGTGCTTTATTCTCATTATTATTTCTGTTTTTCACACATAACTCATACAACTTCTTAATGGAAGTTTGAACCTCGAATATTCTAATGTGTTGGAGCTGCTCAACGCGGTGGTTTGTGAAGAGTTCGAGTGTAACTATTTTGCGAACATGGCGCCAGTGTGAACCATAGGGGCTCAACCCGATCATGGCATGGTCATAACCAAGCAACTTTGATGCTACAAGCTTTGGACGGGATGCAAAGACTCTGTCGTTTGTAGTAAAACACTCTTTTGCTATTTCCCAATTGCTCACAATCAAGGCTCTACTCATACCTAGCTTCAAAGTAAAGATGGGTCCATAGGCATCCGCCATCTTTGCAAAGGTTATATGAGTTGGATCTACTGTGCTTAGCAAATGAAGGTGACCGATCAAGGGCCAACTATGGGTGGGTTCAGGTGGGAGTTTG
This region includes:
- the LOC120086695 gene encoding cytochrome P450 CYP82D47-like codes for the protein MEFSLLSSSTVVFCGIFTLLFFLHALFNITTRAAKAHPNKLPPEPTHSWPLIGHLHLLSTVDPTHITFAKMADAYGPIFTLKLGMSRALIVSNWEIAKECFTTNDRVFASRPKLVASKLLGYDHAMIGLSPYGSHWRHVRKIVTLELFTNHRVEQLQHIRIFEVQTSIKKLYELCVKNRNNNENKALVEMKTWFGDITLNTVFRIVVGKQFSTAVDGSGNGKEDYRKTFRDYFEWFAVFVPSDLFPFLKWLDLGGHEKAMKKTAKMVDEVFDKWIEEHQQKRNFGKVEMKEQDFMDVMLSDVKDDKQPSKHDANIVTKATCLGLILAGSDTTTITMVWALSLLLNNQEVVRRAQRELDEHVGRQRQVRESDIKNLVYLQAIVKETLRLYPAAPILFPHESLKDCVVAGYHIPAGTRLIVNVQKLQRDPQIWEDPSKFHPERFLTTHKDIDVRGQNLQLIPFGSGRRMCPGISFALQLMHLTLANLLHGFEISRPSKELLDMEESVGMTSIKKNPLKVVLTPRLSAQVYE